In the genome of Candidatus Atribacteria bacterium, one region contains:
- a CDS encoding DUF1667 domain-containing protein, with the protein MEQNKIVCVNCPLGCRITIQSKDGKIASIGGNACPKGIKYAQEESVNPLRILTTTVKVIDGELPLVSIKTEKAIPKKLLSEAMIEIAKIEVNAPVKIGQVIKDNLIGTGVSLLATREVKKVNSKSLL; encoded by the coding sequence ATGGAGCAAAATAAGATAGTATGTGTAAACTGCCCCCTGGGTTGTAGAATAACTATCCAGAGTAAAGATGGAAAAATTGCTTCTATTGGGGGTAATGCTTGCCCCAAAGGAATTAAATATGCCCAAGAAGAATCTGTCAATCCATTAAGGATCTTAACCACCACAGTTAAAGTGATTGACGGTGAGTTGCCTTTGGTGTCGATAAAGACGGAAAAGGCAATCCCTAAAAAACTATTATCGGAAGCGATGATCGAAATTGCAAAAATTGAAGTTAATGCTCCGGTGAAAATAGGCCAGGTAATTAAAGACAATCTAATAGGGACAGGGGTAAGCTTGCTTGCTACCAGAGAAGTGAAGAAAGTAAATTCTAAATCCCTTCTTTAA
- a CDS encoding glycerol-3-phosphate responsive antiterminator codes for MQQNLKEYFREHPIIASIRNDADLDYALNTQAVALFILHGDIFNLPQIMKKCKKHNKFIFLHIDLIKGIGRDREGIIYLARKELCHGIVTTKSNLISIAKKEGLIAIQRLFLLDSAALKTGEQLLKNNQPDAVEILPGIAAPYFIENIFTDFLCPVIAGGLISDKVEIEKLLQRGVLAVSTSKKELW; via the coding sequence ATGCAGCAGAACCTTAAAGAATATTTTAGAGAACACCCAATCATTGCTTCTATAAGGAATGATGCAGATTTAGATTATGCTCTAAACACACAGGCAGTCGCTCTTTTTATTCTTCACGGGGACATATTTAATCTTCCCCAAATTATGAAAAAATGCAAAAAACACAATAAATTTATTTTTTTACATATCGATTTGATTAAAGGAATCGGCAGAGACAGGGAAGGGATAATATATTTGGCCAGGAAAGAACTTTGTCATGGTATCGTTACCACTAAAAGCAACCTTATTAGTATTGCAAAAAAGGAAGGTCTTATTGCCATTCAACGTCTTTTTTTACTTGATTCCGCTGCTTTAAAAACCGGAGAACAATTATTAAAAAATAACCAGCCTGATGCAGTGGAAATTTTACCTGGAATAGCTGCTCCTTATTTTATCGAGAATATTTTCACGGATTTTCTCTGTCCAGTTATTGCCGGCGGTTTAATTTCTGATAAAGTTGAGATAGAGAAATTATTACAAAGAGGAGTCTTAGCCGTATCTACCAGTAAAAAAGAATTGTGGTAG